From one Astatotilapia calliptera chromosome 10, fAstCal1.2, whole genome shotgun sequence genomic stretch:
- the LOC113030351 gene encoding claudin-4-like gives MASMGMQMFASGLCLLGWAGVIVICLLPMWRVSSFVGTSIVTSQIFWEGIWMACVVQSTGQMQCKPYESLLALSGDMQAARALTVISITVGAAGLIMAFVGGKCTRFLDETGNGAKGKVAVVAGAVLMAAGLFCLIPTSWVAGALVKNFYSAYSDAQKREIGACLYIGWGASVLLVLGGGLFISSARPIKAHDTEKRTSVRYQVVRSYNGSNLGGSHRSRAPSAKSLPVGVDYPRPHGYEGVTSKPQQYPRPPSYQYMSEQGSKEESEKSWAPSTKSQLKKADSTKSKHSDVPSTKSQLKEAEMDTLSVKSDGEDLSSNPPKTYL, from the coding sequence ATGGCCTCGATGGGGATGCAGATGTTTGCTAGTGGCCTCTGCCTCCTCGGTTGGGCAGGGGTCATTGTCATCTGCTTACTGCCAATGTGGAGGGTCTCGTCCTTTGTGGGCACCTCCATCGTCACCTCCCAGATTTTCTGGGAGGGTATTTGGATGGCCTGCGTGGTCCAAAGCACAGGTCAGATGCAGTGTAAACCTTACGAGTCCCTCCTTGCCCTCAGTGGTGACATGCAGGCTGCCAGAGCTCTCACTGTCATTTCAATCACTGTAGGTGCAGCAGGACTTATTATGGCCTTTGTTGGAGGAAAGTGCACCCGCTTCTTGGATGAAACTGGAAATGGGGCAAAGGGCAAGGTGGCTGTTGTGGCAGGAGCAGTGTTGATGGCTGCAGGTCTGTTCTGTTTGATTCCTACATCTTGGGTGGCTGGGGCTTTAGTGAAGAACTTCTACAGTGCCTACAGTGATGCTCAGAAGAGGGAGATTGGTGCCTGTCTTTACATTGGCTGGGGAGCATCTGTTTTGCTTGTTCTGGGAGGCGGTTTATTCATCAGCTCCGCACGCCCCATAAAAGCCCATGACACAGAGAAGAGGACGTCTGTGCGTTACCAGGTGGTTCGCTCCTACAACGGGTCCAACCTGGGGGGTTCTCATCGCAGCAGGGCGCCATCAGCAAAGTCACTGCCTGTTGGAGTGGACTACCCCAGGCCTCATGGCTATGAGGGAGTGACTTCAAAGCCCCAGCAGTACCCAAGGCCTCCATCCTATCAGTATATGTCTGAGCAGGGCTCAAAAGAGGAGTCAGAGAAATCATGGGCACCTTCAACAAAGTCACAACTGAAAAAGGCAGACTCGACAAAATCGAAACACAGTGATGTACCATCTACAAAGTCTCAGCTGAAAGAAGCAGAAATGGACACCTTATCAGTTAAGAGTGACGGGGAAGATTTATCCTCAAATCCACCAAAGACATACTTATAA
- the LOC113031074 gene encoding claudin-4-like, translating to MVAGCGQLVGLFLGVIGFLGSIITCGLPQWRVTAFIGANIVTSQVIWEGLWMSCVTQSTGQMQCKVYDSMLELAQDLQAARALTVIAIIAGVFGILLAVVGGKCTNFVEDEVQKSRVAVAAGIVFIIAGLLVLIPVCWTANTVIRDFYNPTLIAAQKRELGASLYIGWGTAGVLILGGGLLCSSCPPNNATDYDVRYSKARSIDSHKEYV from the coding sequence ATGGTTGCTGGTTGTGGACAGcttgttggtttatttttggGAGTCATCGGCTTTCTTGGGTCGATCATCACCTGTGGACTCCCACAATGGCGAGTCACCGCTTTCATTGGTGCCAACATCGTCACTTCTCAGGTCATCTGGGAGGGTCTGTGGATGAGCTGTGTGACCCAGAGTACAGGCCAGATGCAGTGCAAGGTCTATGATTCTATGCTAGAATTAGCTCAAGACCTGCAGGCTGCCAGAGCACTCACTGTCATCGCCATCATCGCTGGAGTTTTTGGGATTCTGCTTGCGGTGGTTGGAGGCAAGTGCACAAATTTTGTCGAAGACGAAGTGCAAAAGAGCAGAGTGGCAGTAGCTGCTGGAATTGTCTTCATCATTGCCGGCCTCTTGGTGCTTATTCCAGTCTGCTGGACCGCTAACACCGTCATTCGTGATTTCTACAACCCTACCCTGATTGCTGCACAGAAGAGAGAGCTGGGAGCATCTCTGTACATCGGCTGGGGAACTGCAGGGGTTCTGATCCTGGGAGGGGGCCTGCTCTGTAGCTCTTGTCCCCCCAACAATGCCACTGATTATGACGTTAGGTACTCCAAGGCTCGCTCTATTGATAGTCATAAGGAATATGTTTAG